One genomic segment of Catalinimonas alkaloidigena includes these proteins:
- a CDS encoding alpha/beta hydrolase family protein: protein MHKMTRCLLGSFILLTQLSTLHAAQIDTVEIYSEAMNKNIPAIVITPEGYAESTDHYPTVYLLHGYSDSYAGWTTKASVVPSLADQYQLIVVMPDGGYNSWYIDSPIDPQSQYETHIANEVVHFVDSAYRTIPEANSRAITGLSMGGHGGLFLGIRHQQTFGAAGSMSGGVDLTYDINGWEIDEKLGPYSKYPARWDSLSVINMIDLIKSAQLKIIIDCGVDDFFFEINRRLHHKLLENDIPHDYIERPGKHNWAYWDNAVQYQFLFFSNFFNSKPSG, encoded by the coding sequence ATGCACAAAATGACTCGCTGTCTGCTAGGAAGTTTTATACTACTCACCCAGCTTAGCACTTTACATGCTGCGCAGATTGATACAGTGGAGATTTATAGTGAGGCGATGAACAAAAACATTCCAGCCATTGTCATCACCCCTGAGGGATATGCAGAATCTACTGATCATTACCCTACTGTTTACCTTCTGCATGGCTATAGTGACAGTTACGCAGGCTGGACTACCAAAGCAAGTGTAGTGCCTTCCCTGGCGGATCAGTACCAGCTCATCGTTGTGATGCCGGATGGAGGTTATAATAGCTGGTATATTGATAGCCCTATTGACCCTCAGAGTCAGTACGAAACCCATATCGCAAATGAGGTGGTTCACTTTGTGGATTCCGCCTATCGCACAATACCGGAAGCAAACAGCAGAGCAATTACCGGATTAAGTATGGGAGGTCATGGAGGCTTGTTTCTGGGCATCAGGCATCAGCAAACCTTTGGTGCCGCGGGAAGCATGAGCGGGGGCGTTGATCTTACTTATGACATCAACGGCTGGGAAATAGATGAGAAACTTGGGCCTTATTCAAAATATCCGGCCCGATGGGATTCTCTATCCGTGATCAATATGATTGACCTGATCAAGTCAGCTCAGTTGAAAATAATCATAGATTGTGGGGTTGATGATTTCTTTTTTGAAATTAATCGGCGTCTCCATCATAAACTCCTGGAAAACGATATACCCCATGATTATATAGAAAGGCCAGGAAAACATAATTGGGCTTACTGGGACAATGCTGTTCAGTACCAATTTCTTTTTTTCAGTAACTTTTTTAATAGTAAGCCAAGTGGATAG